From the Bombus huntii isolate Logan2020A unplaced genomic scaffold, iyBomHunt1.1 ctg00000052.1, whole genome shotgun sequence genome, the window CTCGAATTAAGTGGGGCACTTATTTTGACGTCCTTGATTTCGTCAATACAACAGGCCCTGACGACCAAGATATCGCGGATAGTCTACTGGACTGACTCCACCATCGTACTCCATTGGATCAGGTCTTCGCCGCACACCTTGAAAACATTTGTGGCGAATCGAGTCGCTGAGATACAGACCAAGACCAATATCTCCGACTGGCGTCATGTGCCTACCGACGATAATCCAGCGGATCTCATCTCCCGAGGCCAGACGCCCAAGGAATTCCTATGTCCGTCCATTTGGAAAAACGGGCCAAGGTGGCTCCTGCAAAGCGAAAGCTATTGGCCGGTTTGGAGCCCGATACCGGTAGTCGACCTCCCGGAGCAAAAGAAGACGATCTGTCTGAGGACGAGTGTTAACGACAACACTCTCCTCCATCGCTACTCGTCTTGGCCAAGACTAATAAGAATCGTCGCCCGGTGTCTTCGATGGAGACATAAGCAACACCGAACTGCCCATCTCACCACAGACGAACTGACCGCAGCGCACAACAGGCtaataaaaatcttacaaTCCCAGCATTTCGCGCCTGAAATTCGGATCCTCCAAAAAAATCGATGCGAGGACGTTGGAGGGAAACTACAGCCATTAAACCCCTTCCTCGACGAAGATGGGCTACTCCGGGTAGGAGGGCGACTAACCAACTCCGCCATACCCTTCAGCCAAAAACACCCGATCATCCTACCGAAATCCCCGGTGACAGAGCTAATTATAGAACAAGAGCACCGGAACAATCATCACACAGGGACCCAAGCTACCCTATACGCGATGAGACTGCGCTATTGACCGATCGACGGCCGTAGCCAGGTATGGCGCACTCTCAGAAGGTGCGTCCGCTGCTGCAGAGCCAACCCTCCACCAGTGGAATACTTGATGGGTGATTTGCCAGAGGCGCGTATTACCGAATCGCGGCCGTTCAGGAACGTCGGAATCGACTACTGCGGCCCATTCTACATCAAGGAGAGGAGGGACCGCAACCGACGTAAAATCAAGACGTACGCCGCCATATTCGTTTGTCTGGCGACAAAGGCGGTCCACATAGAGTTAGTCAGCGACCTAACCACCGACGCCTTCTTGGCCGCGCTACGCCGTTTCATCTCGCGGCGAGGATACTGCGCAACGATCCTCACCGACAACGGCACCAATTTCGTCGGGGCTAATCGGGAGCTGCAAGAACTCCGGACCCTATTGCAGTCCGACGACCACCAGGATAGGGTACAGAATTTTCTCGCCGACCGACAAATACAATGGCGTTTTAATCCTCCGAACTCACCACATTTTGGCGGCTTATGGGAAGCCGCAGTTAAATCGTTCAAACGCCATCTCATCCGCGTGGTCGGCACGGAGCTCCTGACCTTTGAACACCTCAACACCCTTGTGATCGAAATTGAGGCCATTCTCAATTCACGCCCACTGACTCCCATCTCATCCGATCCGAAAGATCCCCCTGTCCTCACTCCCGGTCATTTTCTAATCGGTGATACCCTAACCAGTTTACGGGAGCGTGATTTCAGGACAGTTCCATCAGGACGGCTATCCAGTTGGCAGCGCATTCACCAGATTAAGCAGCACTTCTGGAGCCGATGGTATCGAGAATACCTAAACGAGTTAACCCGCCGCAGCAAATGGGACAAGGGCAAACACAACATTCATGAAGGCACCGTAGTAATCCTCAGGGAGGACAACGTGCCCTCTATGCAGTGGCCTTTGGGCCGCGTAATCAAGGTCCATCCAGGAGCCGACGGAATCATCCGGACCGCTACCGTGCAGACGGCAACAAGCATCCTGGACCGCGGCGTCAAAAGACTGGTCCCCTTACCCATCCACCCAGATCCAGACGAGGCCGAACGCCCACACGGAGCGAAGGAGGTCACCAACGACACACCAGACTCCACATCAGAATTTGATCGgtgccctctcaacggggggaggatgttacgacgcctaaagcatctgctcgccagcccgcgcgaccggacaacaaccgacctgcgtaacggcacttcgaccctcaataaacctaaggacccaccataactttcatttccctgcattgtttcgccatatgtcttcaatccgattgtcttgaagaattgcaagccaaaatatgctcgaaacacagtcggttttagaggtgtccttgggtttattagtcgcctttaaaacacggagaaagcgggtatgcacccattaggaaaacccgaatagccctgtaataaaacaggctaggttttctcatacacacagtcatttacgcaccacgatggtagaagactccctactcatcccttcgagcagtagtgcagcatgaccaatcgacaccgcggttcgttaccctcacttttcctaacgaaagtgggaccaacgaatccgcgttctttatgcacaggggcacacccacaccgaactttcttccgtattaaacaaaagagcgacaaacggtctaccagctaacgcctaacgcgacagtctcccaactaacgcctaacgcgacggtctcccaactaacgcctaacgcgacggtctaccaactaacgcctaacgcggcagtctgcacatagcgcgagagtcgcattcttcacgcaaatcttttgtaactaagtgcttggaaatatatactttataatactgtgaatcccagtgttataccaactcaatcacccctcattatctcaaaggaaatcaggggatcgatcaattcgtggtgtcgattgttataatcgtaacggggatttacgacccccgttgacgactctcctcgcgagtacgtctccccgcgattggtcgaatttacaaggaatttcaaagttatcgTAGACATCTAGAGACGGGTTGTTCGGAGGTCTCAAAGTTTCCAAAGAGAACGAAATTCGGCCAATCTAACTGCTCGGGTTAGgtcgtttgaattaaaaaaaaaatctgcacgttcgatttccagaaaaataaaattttttgaatgCGATTCGCAGCGCGAAATTCGAGCAGCGGCTATTCGATACGACAATTGCACGATATAGAAGGGGTTTCTATCGCGCGCAATGCTTGCGTAGAATCTCGACGATAGGTACGCGGTATTTGTCGACtaactataaatatcgaacagtTCGACTGGCTGCGCGAAGTAGCGAGTTTCCACGCGCGAGCAATAacgtttacaatatatttcacgtaACGGCAAATAGCGCTAATTGTACGCCAGCGTTTTGCCACAGCGATCGTGCGATAGTCAGTGGTACGCACGGCTCGTTCGTATTCACATTCGTGAAACTTAAATTCGGATCGCGCGAATGGCGAATCGAAACAGATTGAATGCCAGATTTCGGGGgggaaaacgatcgatcggagGGTATTCTGACTAATTCTCGGACTAATTCTCCGACTGATTCTCGAACGATGCCGCTCGAACGTGGACGAACCGCGTTAATGGACGATCTAATTTGCAGTTATCTGTTAATCGGTTTAAAACGCTCTATATTTAACCGGGCATTCCATTATACTTGGCTGTTTCATTcgctaatttatcatttcatcTCGGCTCAGCCGGCTCATCGTCGTTCCATCAgtcgcgtcgatcgagcgagcggaatttaaattacccgtataatcctcgagcggtatc encodes:
- the LOC126875675 gene encoding uncharacterized protein LOC126875675 gives rise to the protein MGDLPEARITESRPFRNVGIDYCGPFYIKERRDRNRRKIKTYAAIFVCLATKAVHIELVSDLTTDAFLAALRRFISRRGYCATILTDNGTNFVGANRELQELRTLLQSDDHQDRVQNFLADRQIQWRFNPPNSPHFGGLWEAAVKSFKRHLIRVVGTELLTFEHLNTLVIEIEAILNSRPLTPISSDPKDPPVLTPGHFLIGDTLTSLRERDFRTVPSGRLSSWQRIHQIKQHFWSRWYREYLNELTRRSKWDKGKHNIHEGTVVILREDNVPSMQWPLGRVIKVHPGADGIIRTATVQTATSILDRGVKRLVPLPIHPDPDEAERPHGAKEVTNDTPDSTSEFDRIPWRFYKRQTIGSEKEFPSGWFESSHLPPCGFVWLDGRR